The following DNA comes from Pseudorasbora parva isolate DD20220531a chromosome 8, ASM2467924v1, whole genome shotgun sequence.
CTGCCCAGCCCATATGTTTAGTGGAcgatgtgtgttcccccctgttcAAGGGGATTGTCGTGAGGAAAAGTTCAAAAGCAGTGTAACCACACTGCACATACTGTGTTCCCCTCACCCAAATAATAAAGGCTTCGGCCCCAGTGTTTCccagaaaacacaacacacacagaaacacaaaaaacacaataaatctAACGAATCAAATGAATTAGTCACAGCGAGATACCCTCTCAATGTAGGGAAATACCCTTTCTCTCGTAATGGTGAACCTGCACGTGTCGTCCCTAGTttctccactagagggcgccattGCATCACAAATAAGCCAGCTAGGCATGCTCGAAGCCAGCACGGCCTGGACGAGCATTCACACGAGCTGTGTGTCAGCCTGGCTTACTGTATTACGCATGATATTACAGGGCTATCGTCTGCAGATTGCTATGAAACATCCACGTTTCAGCAGCGTTCTCTTTTCTCACACAGAGGAAAGCACGGCCCACGTCCTGAAGGAGGAAATCTCCTCTCTTCTAAACAAAGGTGCGATTCAGGTGGTTCCCCACAATCTGATAAACCAGGGTTTCTTTTCCCGTTATTTCCTGGTCACAAAGAAGGACGGTTCCCTCCGTCCTATTCTGGACCCCAGGGTGCTGAACAAACATTTGAGGAAATACAGATTCATAATGTTAACCCTTGGTTCGCTCGCCCGTGTCATGAAACGGAACGACTGGTTCACATCGGTCGATCTGAGAGATGCTTTTCTCCACATAAGCATTTATCCACCACACCGGAAGTTTCTTCGTTTCGCCTATCAAGGCATTTGTTACGAACTCACGGTGCTTCCGTTCGGGCAAAAATTAAGCCCCCGAACTTTCTGTTTGCGTGTGGAAGCGGGCTTCACTCCCCTAAGAATGTCTGGTCTACGGATCCTGACATACGCGATTGGCTCATCATAGCCGATTCGTGGGAAAAGGTGTTGCAGGACACCTCCCGTGTGCTCGCGCACACCCGATCTCTGGACTTCAGGGTGAATGTGAACAAGAGCAGCTTTACACCCAGTCAGAGGGTGATCTTCCAGGGCATGGAGCTGAACTCAGTCTCCATGCGAGCGCGTCTCTCTCAGGAGCGCGTTCTCTCTCTGACGAACTGTCTGTCACAGTTCAGAGAGGGGGCGAGGGTGCGATATCGCACATGTCTCAGGCTACAGGGTCTTATGGCTTTAGCTATCCAGTTTTTGCCACTAGGACCCCTGAGGATGAGGGCGTTCATGAAATGGGTTTTGTCACTACATTTCAGCCcgttacacgatctttgccactCTGTAACAGTGACGCGCACCTGCGCTGCAGCTCTGCGCCACTGGAAGAGCGCAGACTtttacgcacagggtacccctctgGGGACTGTCATGTTGCGGAAAGTCGTGACGACGGACGCGTCCCTAACAGGCTGGGGTGCCACCCAGGAGGGCAGAACTGTGAACGGTTTGCGGCCGAGCAAACTACGTTCAGAGCACATAGATTATTTAGAGCTTCTAACCAATTAGAAGGCTCTGAATCATTTTCTGCCTCGTCTGCAGGGACATCATGTGCTCGTACGCTGCGACGATACCACGACAGTGGCTATCAATCGTCAAGGCGGCGCGCGCTCGCCGAAGCTTCATGCCCTAGCTTACAAGCGTTTGGTATGGAGCGGGCGAGTTTTCCTGTCGTTACGCGCGACTCATGTTCCGGGAATTCTGAACAGAGGCGCGGATCTTCTATCGAGGGGGAACCCGCTCTTCGGAGATTGGCACCTCCACCCTCAGATAGTAGACATGATATGGATGAGACTACGGGCGCCCGTAGATCTGTTCGCCTCGCGCGAAAACAGCCATTGTCCTATGTTCTTCTCGCTAAAGGACTTGGACGCGCCCCTCGAGGTGGACACACTGGCCCACCCGTGGCCCAGAGTGCTGCTGTATGCCTTTCCTCCCCTGTGCCTGATAATTCTCACACTGGCCAGGGCGAGAGAGGGGGGGTTTTCTCTCATCCTGATAGCACCCAGGTGGCCCAAAGCGCCGTGGCTGGCAGAGATAATCCCTCTGTTGTATGCCCAGCCGTGGTGCCTCCCCCTCCGCACAGACCTATTGTCTTAAGCGAACGGGGAGATTTATCACCCACACCCGGACAGGGTAGCTCTCTGGGCTTGGCCCGTGAGAGGACGAACCTAAGCGCGTTAGGGCTTCCCCCGCGCGTGGTGGCTACTATACAGAATGCCAGGGCCGTTTCTACACGGTCCTTGTATGGCTGTAAGTGGCAGGTGTTCGATGAGTGGTGTGATGGGCGGGGTCTCACGTCATATCAGTGCTCAGTCGCTGATATCTTGTGTTTCCTCCAAGACCTTATGGATAAGGGCAGGTCTTTTTCCACTATTAAGGTCTATCTggcagctatctctgcttgtcaTGTGGGTTTTGAGGGCTCAACGGTTGGGCAGCATTCTCTAATCCGCAGATTTATGAAGGGCGCCCGTCGCTCCTTGCCAGTCATTAGGAGAACGATCCCTGAATGGGACCTCTCCATGGTGCTGGAAGCTCTGTCTCAATTCCCTTTTGAGCCTCTGGGGAATATTCCCCTTAAGTTGCTGTCCTTCAAAACAGCCTTGCTCTTGGCCTTGGCGTCAGCTAAACGTGTCAGTGAGTTACATGCACTCTCGGTCCACCCCTCGTGCATCAATTTCTCTCTGGGTGGAGATAAGGTTTTCCTCAAGCCTAATCCAGCATTCATGCCGAAATGTTTCCCTGCGTTCACATCGGAGGTGTTGGAGCTATCCGCTTTTCACCCTCCGCCCTTTTCCTCCGCGGAGGATCAGAGGCTAAATGCCCTGTGTCCAGTCCGTGCGTTACAAACGTATGTGTCTAGGACCAGCGCGTTCCGGAAGAGTGACCAACTCTTCGTTTCATGGGCTCCTCCTCGCAAAGGGGATCCCCTGTCTAAACAACGCCTCTCACATTGGCTTGTGGACGCTATAATCTTGGCATATGAATCAAAGGGAGTGCAACCCCCAGGGAACATCAGAGCTCATTCCACGAGGGGCTTGGCCGCCTCTTGGGCTCTGTTCAGGGGAGTATCACTGCAGGATATCTGTTCTGCGGCCagttgggcttctccccatacgTTTGTGCGTTACTACAGGCTGGATGTCACCAGAACCTCAGGGGGGTGGGGTCTTCCTAACCCTGCCTTCCTTATGTGTGACACACATAGCCTATGTTTCATGTCCTGCTTCACACCGCAGTTACGCGGTTGCGTCGGTGTGGCGAGTTCATGATTATGAGACGCGTCGTGCACCGCCCCTCGGGGTGACCGTCTTTTTCTGGCTAACAGGACCTCACTGTGAGTGTATTGGGCAATCGGGGAGCTGTCCATGTctctcccataggtggatctcgaaacgagatgatgaaagagaacaataggttactatcgtaaccccggttctctgaaacatcGAGTGGAGAGATCCACCAGCGTTGCCCCGCTTACCGCACGAGAAGCGAATATACTTactgatgtacagtagcgtatgcagcccatatatgcccgctggtaaggggtggggccttacagggcattggctgcgcgctcctgcctgtcttgtcagacttggtgcaattggatgcttctgcagaggtcaggtacggatgcccttcccataggtggatctctccactcgatgtttcagagaaccggggttacgatagtaacctattgtttttatactgtacaaaccgtattttctatccccttacactgcccctaaacctacccatcacaggaaacattctcatcctgtatgatttataagcattttgaaaagtgacatggccaatgtcctcatatttcaccctctcctgtgtgtcataatacacacacacacacacacacacacacgcacgcaaaatacaataatgcactgtaCGCAATACTACTACGAACTTTGCTTTCATAGTGTTCGTTGGGTAGGGGGCAAGCAAAAAGTACACGCGAGACAAAAAGgcaatttgaatatttatagaTGATACTGCACTCACGTGTCACCGTTACTTTAGGCAAATGGTGAAAAGAATAAAAATCAGCTGGCACAAAtactcttaaacaaacaaaaatacggaCCAACAGAACATCCAAAGAAACTGAAAAAACACAGCTTGTTATCTAACATTACCGGCTTGACATCAGGATCGATCATTCGCACGCAGCCTGTCATCCGCCCGCGGCGGCTATAGTTTCTTTCACACAGAATTCTCACAACCCGCGAAAAGTTCAGACGGctgatgacatcagcagtgGGTAGCACACCTACACATTGCTGGGCCTCTGGGCCGTTCTATTCTATCTATCACTACACATCAAATTTTGATTGGCTAATGACCCACGTCAGTCAAAGCTATGGTCCaatggaaaatagcagcttcaatggaaggcaagctattctactagtgctggtcctcggggctgtgatgcgtttagatgatgacatatggaaaatacaccaaaaataaatacattctttctggaaatataatcgtaactatatatatatatatatatatatatatatatatatatatatatatatatatatatatatatatatatatatatatatatatatatataatgattttgACAGGGCCAGCAGAGAAGGCCCTGCTGGCCCTGACGGCCCAccaatgaatatatatatatatatatatatatatatatatatatatatatatatatatatatatatatatatatatatatatatatatatatatatatatatatatatatactgggAGATTTacagcacacaaacacaacatttaGAATATGAGCTTTTGAAAATTTAGAAAATGATCTCAAGATCTAAATAAAATCTTGTTTTACTGCCAAGaaaaactagcctgacaagccagacccacatcaagatgtttggtctggaaactcaccatagacagggctcaaaccgagaggcgggataaacggttgcctttcagactccctctgcacgcgataggatagcgctacaccaaccagagcaacgaaggtgaaatggagctcgttgatagattaaacatttgccgtatccggtcggcaaaactccgaacacatcttccctttttaagaatgacttcagtgccgttctttgttcttttctcagaaaaaagcttaacttcaagtcttccagagtcgcggtcaaagctaattcgaaagactgctgttcgccagcttctgtgtttattgagagttgctagatgacactggtgcgcagattagatttgctgccccTAGGGTGCATCTACATTTCTAGGCTAAAGAAAAACTTAAATCACACCcaaacaaaatgaaaaatattaataatgaaaaatacCCTGAAAAATACTGAAGCACATTCATTGTATTTAATCAGACTGAAACAAGCAATGGTTTCCTCAATTTAtaaaagagttttatttgtattgtctTGTATGATGGTCGATTTTACCAGCTATGAACACCACATTTAAAAAGTACCAAATTAAAGACGGCGAAACACTAGtattgaaaagaaaaaaaacatttaacacaATATTTAAATTAGCATTGTCAGATATtttaatgagcttctagaagtcTTCTGCTGAGTTCGGTCGCCTTTTTTGTTCTTCATTATTCTCAAACTTCAGACTCAGCCCTCAGAGAACTGCCTGAAGAGGAACTCTGATCTTTTGTCACTGAAACTAGGCACAAAATGAATCTGCAGGATTTCAGAAAAGCCTTCAGACAAACTGGGTGCCACAATTTTATTCCTACagagaacaaaaaaaagaaaccaaAGGGCTTGTATGAGTTAACCAATAAAGATAATGATGATCTGGTAGAGTGGAATAAGCTCGGTTTGCTCCGTTCACTCACTTGTAGCTGTGAAACACCATATCATTGACATGAACGTGCTTGGTGGCAGAAGGAACCATCTCACGAAACTACAGCAAGAAAACAAGATAACATCACTCAGTGACTGACTTTGCATTTCTGTGCTTCAATTGATAATTTGGTAAAATGGAACCATTTTGATTatacagatttgtattttttaaagtcaccatgaaacagaagttgtgatagtcttttcttctctATGGTCAGGGCAGGACTGAGGGGGCTGAGGAGTTCATGTTTGAGCCCTACCTACGCTACAAAACAACTACAACATCATTACGGAAtggcacaaaataaacacaaatttaAACATGTTTTGTGCTTCCTAGAACAATTAATATTCAACATGCCTAGCCAAAGTTTAAAGGTAATATTAAGTGCTCTCTAACTTGAGAGGAGCTCAAAACTCTGAAATAACACGGACCGATAAAGCCATGAacagtatttttacatttattgtcatATCTCTTTAATTGAATCAATGAATTCAATCGCATGGCTATTATTACCAGTAAAAGTAAGTCAGTATCAATACAGTCCATTTTTGGATTTACATGTACTGTTTAGACATGGAGGTACACATCAAATTATAATTGCATAAAGTAAGTTAAgagattaatgttttaaatttaacattttaatgtagaaatattaaataaatgaaacaagTCTactttttaactatgaaaaacAAATTAGTAGCCTAATTCAATTATTCACAAGTCTAATTTGTTCAGATACGTTGATACTTTGATAAACTAAACACTGTGttgcctttttattattttgcggACATTTCCTCCCTATTGCCAGGTGCGCCTGTCGAAACTGCTTTGATTAAAAGGGGCGGGAACAaaccacacagtcacacatcggaatgaacctcattcccACAATTTACAAGTGAAGTTAATCCATCTTCACCTCATGGGTTTTGTAAGAGAAGATACATTTTGTGATATAATTGAGATTTATAGTCCACTTTGGTTAGTTATATTTAGACTTGGCTCCATTTGGAAACACCACataaagtgagatgtgtgtATCGACAGGCGCACCTGATGAAACACTTCGGTGCTTCGTTTAGCGACAGTCACGTGACATGGGTGCGTTTCGAAACGTCTGGGCTTCGGGATCTCGACACAGCGTTGAGGCTGAAACGTCAGGTTCGCGTCAGCCATCCCTAATTTCTGAGTGTCCTGTCATCTGTTCACTTCCCGTAGTGAAAGGGGTAAGAGAGAGGTCAGTAGCGCGGGAAGGGGGGTGCTGCGGGGGCTGCAGCCCCCCTCGTTATAGCATCAGCCCCCCTGGTGGGGGGCTGTGGACTAAAATTATGTTGTAGGcctatttaaaacatgaaatgaaataaaataaattaaagtagaCTGACATAACATACTGTGTTTTAATGGGATTAAAATAGTGGATAAGATATAaactaattaataattattttaataattcacCAGGAAGTGCTTTCATCCCCATCATGTCACCTAGCTCGCTCTCGTTTGGTCATGGTTAGCAATAAGCAGTAGAAACGTATTTGTAGACTTTTTTTGAGTAACGTTAAGTAAAATTTGGAAATCTTCTCAAATAAAGTTGGTAAACAACAACGACGCTGACCACACCGAAACAAACTCTGTTCAGACATCCGCGAGGTTTGTGAGCTGGACGGTATAAGTTAGCCTACTCTCACCAGTCTGCTGAGGTCGGGACACATGATATTTTACAAACGTGATTATGAATcattatttctccaaatatgcgcACATGATGGACTAAAAGCCctggcagatgctgaatattgtatgtagcctatgaacacaaataaaaagaatgCTTTATGAGTGATGATTaacgtgtgtctgtgtatgatccatgggcgtcggaaccattgtgtgtcgtGAGGACAAGACTCACCCACTTTTAAAGACCAATGatatattggacccactcactttaaTCGTCACTAATTcaacacgtctgtttacctacccctaaccgagaaaaaCGTATTAGGTGTTTGActcttttttttccacttttctaatattttctcaatttttattgaaaataaatgcctttctgatctgtgatgtgaaaagggagtagagcaaGTTCGGAAAAAGACAGGGCAAATAACTCAGTGATttccgtaattttgtctggcgcAATCAGTAGCGCAATTACTCcagcaaaaacaaattctgAGACCACCCACAGTTGACACCCATGGTATGATCGCGTTTTAACAAgtaaatcattttaaacaacaataatcTGGGGCGGTGGGTCCGTCTGTGCTCTTTGACGGTAAAGGGGGGTTCTACTACAACACCTGTCTGGTCGCCACTGACAATATAATGACGTCAGACATTATATTGTCAGGGGGGTGAGAAAGGGAGCTCACATCATGTattagacaccaggctcaggaGTGGTGCTGTTATGTATGTTTTGATTTTGGTTTAGTTAGGAAGTTTAGTTATGGCGTTTGCGGACGTCAAAGATGTTTTTTTctacatctttttttttgttagttaGTTTAGTTGTTTTGAATCTTTAGTTAGAGAAGTTTTATGTTTGGTTCTTTGATTTAAGCACCATTCGTTTGCTCCTTCTCTCTCCCCATTTTTGATGTCTGTTTGATCCTGACTGCTCGTGTACTTTGCCAATTTACTTTCTATATTATTACTTTTCACTAAATTACTTTACAATAATATTCACATTAAATACTTTTCAAATGAGATTGAGTGTCGCTCGTTCATTTTTCACTATCTGTCACGCACACATCTCTATTGTGTTATGTCTGATATTATGCTAGACATTTTAACATCTAATTAACGAGGGATGTAACAGTAACAAAGGTGCCTCCTACTGGCTGGGGTCCATATGGGCTGCAGCCCAGTCAAGCTCAATGGTAGGTCCAGCCATGCCAGTAAACACATCAGAGAAGTGAAttttcacaatttaaaataaaataataatcataaatcatTTACAACCGATACGGCAATATTGTATACaaaaataagcattgttaatcTTGATTTCATGGTAACTTTAATGTacgtacagtattgttcaaaataatagcagtacaatgtgactaaccagaataatcaaggtttttagtatattttttattgctacgtggcaaacaagttaccagtaggttcagtagattgtcagaaaacaaatgagacccagcattcatgatatccacgctcttaaggctgtgcaattgggcaattagttgaaaggggtgtgttcaaaaaaatagcagtgtctacctttgacggtacaaactattttgtacaaacatttttcctgtgaatcactaaactaatatttagttgtatgaccacagttttttaaaactgcttgacatctgtgtggcatggagtcaaccaacttgtggcacctctcagctgttattccactccatgattctttaacaacattccacaattcattcacatttcttggttttggttcagaaacagcatttttgatatcaccccacaagttctcaattggattaaggtctggagattgggctggccactccataacattaattttgttggtttggaaccaagactttgcccgtttactagtgtgttttgggtcattgtcttgttgaaacaaccatttcaagggcatgtcctcttcagcatagggcaacatgacctcttcatgtattttaacatatgcaaactgatccatgatccctggtatgcgataaataggcccaacaccatagtaggagaaacatgcccatatcatgatgcttgcacctccatgcttcactgtcttcactgtgtactgtggcttgaattcagagtttgggggtcgtctcacaaactgcctgtggcccttggacccaaaaagaacaattttactctcatcagtccacaaaatgttcctctgtaacctcttctgcacatgcctttttttttaacggagggactttgcgggggattcttgaaaatagattagcttcacacagacgtcttctaactgtcacagtacttacaggtaactccagactgtctttgatcatcctggaggtgatcattggctgagcctttgccattctggttattcttctatccattttgatggttgtcttccgttttcttccacgtctctctggttttgctctccattttaaggcattggagatcattttagctgaacagcctatcattttttgcacctctttataggttttcccctctctaatcaactttttaatcaaattacgctgttcttctgaacaatgtcttgaacgacccattttcctcagctttcaaatgcatgttcaacaagtgttggcttcatccttaaataggggccacctga
Coding sequences within:
- the LOC137084535 gene encoding uncharacterized protein, yielding MSQATGSYGFSYPVFATRTPEDEGVHEMGFVTTFQPVTRSLPLCNSDAHLRCSSAPLEERRLLRTGYPSGDCHVAESRDDGRVPNRLGCHPGGQNCERFAAEQTTFRAHRLFRASNQLEGSESFSASSAGTSCARTLRRYHDSGYQSSRRRALAEASCPSLQAFGMERASFPVVTRDSCSGNSEQRRGSSIEGEPALRRLAPPPSDSRHDMDETTGARRSVRLARKQPLSYVLLAKGLGRAPRGGHTGPPVAQSAAVCLSSPVPDNSHTGQGERGGVFSHPDSTQVAQSAVAGRDNPSVVCPAVVPPPPHRPIVLSERGDLSPTPGQGSSLGLARERTNLSALGLPPRVVATIQNARAVSTRSLYGCKWQVFDEWCDGRGLTSYQCSVADILCFLQDLMDKGRSFSTIKVYLAAISACHVGFEGSTVGQHSLIRRFMKGARRSLPVIRRTIPEWDLSMVLEALSQFPFEPLGNIPLKLLSFKTALLLALASAKRVSELHALSVHPSCINFSLGGDKVFLKPNPAFMPKCFPAFTSEVLELSAFHPPPFSSAEDQRLNALCPVRALQTYVSRTSAFRKSDQLFVSWAPPRKGDPLSKQRLSHWLVDAIILAYESKGVQPPGNIRAHSTRGLAASWALFRGVSLQDICSAASWASPHTFVRYYRLDVTRTSGGWGLPNPAFLMCDTHSLCFMSCFTPQLRGCVGVASS